A single region of the Pseudomonas marvdashtae genome encodes:
- a CDS encoding glycosyltransferase family protein: MKVLFLVQKEQRAILDRLYEGVAAHCECDLRWLDSAEQRNLRGYFRRHVDVSSYDRIVFFLRFKQEIRQASFIRTIPNLVILEHDAYQNYIPCKYTGKFSAHYRRLPWVRVISSGFMVTERLRAEGFDAVFVPKGYDQSLLQDRQRERDIELAFVGSTNSVAYSGRKALLDELARVEPLVVTRTKSGEEYCETLNRIRFFVSADVGMGEYMIKNFEAMACGCVLLAFDQGAEEARALGLQDMHNVVLYRDIPQLQEKLSRLRADPELAHSIARNGHRLALEQFSFARIGQKIVEALEPPLRPRGPLSLLERLRQKLGI; the protein is encoded by the coding sequence ATGAAAGTTCTATTTCTGGTGCAGAAAGAACAACGGGCCATTCTGGATCGGCTCTATGAAGGCGTGGCCGCTCATTGCGAGTGCGATCTGCGTTGGCTCGACAGTGCGGAACAACGCAATCTGCGAGGCTATTTCCGACGTCACGTGGATGTATCGAGCTACGACCGGATCGTCTTTTTCCTGCGCTTCAAGCAGGAAATTCGCCAGGCCAGCTTCATTCGCACGATCCCCAACCTGGTGATCCTCGAACATGACGCCTACCAGAACTACATTCCGTGCAAATACACGGGCAAGTTCAGCGCCCATTACCGTCGTCTGCCCTGGGTGAGGGTCATCAGCTCCGGTTTCATGGTGACGGAACGCCTGCGTGCGGAAGGATTCGATGCGGTTTTCGTTCCCAAGGGCTACGATCAATCGTTGTTGCAGGACCGGCAGCGCGAACGGGACATCGAACTGGCCTTTGTCGGCAGCACCAACAGCGTCGCCTATAGTGGTCGCAAGGCGCTGTTGGATGAATTGGCGCGCGTTGAGCCGTTGGTGGTAACCCGTACCAAGTCCGGCGAAGAGTATTGCGAGACGCTCAATCGGATTCGTTTTTTCGTCAGTGCCGACGTGGGCATGGGCGAGTACATGATCAAGAATTTCGAGGCGATGGCCTGCGGCTGCGTGCTGCTGGCGTTTGACCAAGGCGCCGAGGAAGCTCGGGCGCTGGGGCTGCAGGACATGCATAACGTGGTGTTGTATCGAGACATCCCGCAACTTCAGGAAAAACTTTCCCGGCTGCGTGCGGACCCCGAATTGGCGCACAGTATCGCCCGCAACGGCCACAGGCTGGCGCTGGAACAGTTCAGCTTCGCGCGTATCGGACAGAAAATCGTGGAAGCGCTGGAGCCGCCCTTGCGGCCGCGTGGACCTTTGAGTCTGTTGGAGCGATTGCGCCAGAAACTGGGCATTTAA
- a CDS encoding PIG-L deacetylase family protein produces the protein MNRKQQLLTRHRRNKRLGLLCALVVLVVLGVLVAWWLPLVLALLGWIAHEAWFADHLFYSPRDDYQYNFPPFTQQPKVHLNAGRLRLDEGVILDDGATLVLALRIRSTWLGRFIDPVVELLGNESPERQTFERGVNGLRYLNLSEQGAVLSRGELRLRGRFCRVSGEPMLWSFAPVDVRHSRTMVIAPHADDAELAAYGLYSQADEAWIVTLTAGEIEARHYQRMGLGRADAARLKGRLRAWDSIVVPRWAGVPQEHCVQLGYFCLQLAAMQAAPGQPQGSREADLSDTRLFRQLNPFALPGDADGAPTWNNLLADLRELILKARPEVIVLPHPALDPHPDHLCAHHAVLQALEGLEWQPTLLLGYANHLHDNDRWPMGDSGSGIALPPHFDPDRPMHPLSLPLTLAGLHDKAMALGMMHDLQPPAPFKRRLRRGIQRLLAGRRESPYGENEFFRKAVRRHELFWRL, from the coding sequence ATGAATCGAAAACAACAGTTGCTCACGCGCCATCGTCGCAACAAGCGCCTGGGATTGCTATGCGCGCTCGTTGTGCTGGTGGTACTCGGCGTCTTGGTCGCTTGGTGGTTGCCCTTGGTGCTGGCGCTGTTGGGCTGGATCGCCCACGAGGCATGGTTCGCCGATCATCTGTTCTATTCGCCCCGGGACGATTACCAGTACAACTTCCCGCCGTTCACCCAGCAACCCAAGGTGCATTTGAATGCCGGGCGGCTGCGGCTGGACGAGGGCGTGATACTGGACGACGGCGCGACGCTGGTCCTGGCGCTGCGAATCAGAAGTACCTGGCTGGGACGATTCATTGATCCGGTTGTCGAGTTATTGGGCAACGAAAGTCCGGAACGGCAAACCTTCGAACGCGGGGTCAATGGCCTGCGCTACCTCAACCTCAGCGAGCAGGGCGCCGTGCTGTCCCGGGGTGAGCTGCGCTTGCGTGGGCGTTTTTGTCGCGTGTCGGGTGAACCGATGCTCTGGTCATTCGCACCCGTGGACGTACGGCACTCGCGCACGATGGTCATCGCGCCCCACGCCGACGATGCTGAGCTGGCCGCTTATGGGCTCTACAGCCAGGCGGACGAAGCGTGGATCGTGACCCTCACCGCTGGCGAAATCGAAGCGCGACATTATCAGCGCATGGGCCTGGGGCGCGCAGACGCCGCACGGCTCAAGGGTCGGCTGCGGGCTTGGGACAGCATCGTCGTGCCGCGCTGGGCCGGCGTACCGCAGGAGCACTGCGTGCAGTTGGGCTACTTCTGCCTGCAACTGGCCGCCATGCAAGCTGCGCCCGGCCAGCCCCAGGGTTCCCGCGAGGCGGACCTGAGCGATACCCGTCTGTTTCGCCAATTGAACCCGTTTGCCTTGCCCGGCGATGCCGATGGCGCCCCGACCTGGAACAACCTGTTGGCGGACCTGCGGGAACTGATACTCAAGGCACGTCCCGAAGTGATTGTGTTGCCGCATCCGGCTCTCGATCCGCACCCCGACCATCTTTGCGCCCACCACGCTGTCCTGCAGGCGCTTGAGGGCCTGGAGTGGCAACCGACCCTGCTGCTGGGCTATGCCAACCACCTGCACGATAACGATCGCTGGCCCATGGGCGACTCGGGCAGCGGCATCGCGTTGCCACCGCATTTCGATCCGGACCGGCCAATGCATCCTCTCAGCCTGCCGCTGACACTGGCGGGCCTGCATGACAAGGCGATGGCGCTGGGCATGATGCACGACCTGCAGCCGCCTGCCCCGTTCAAGCGCCGCCTGCGTCGTGGCATCCAGCGCCTGCTGGCCGGGCGTAGGGAATCGCCCTATGGCGAGAATGAATTCTTTCGCAAGGCTGTGCGCCGCCATGAACTGTTCTGGCGGCTTTAA
- a CDS encoding antimicrobial resistance protein Mig-14, whose product MLNRFQGWRERGWSTTDASTYAQAWERFGGSVATHPLVVERLAALADIPVRYLAFEQDGELKAAIPTWGRDLALSKDVLKRSGKKGLFDLGNAELILPAAPGAQAPLRHQGRYLSALNEGRFSGLKPQKEQLAMARLPEELSKKFRYNQRRELRLLEEAGGLVRPVGEFPSAELASIYCDLFQRRWGFAATGAERMEEVIELLRELLIGSVVFLHDAPIAIQLVYRVEAPDWISVEYVNGGVDPQTREFSPGSVLSFLNTQSAWEHARAAGKPLRFSFGRADREYKDRWCNPVPVFTV is encoded by the coding sequence ATGCTCAACCGATTCCAAGGCTGGCGCGAGCGCGGCTGGTCAACCACCGACGCCTCGACCTATGCACAGGCGTGGGAACGTTTCGGCGGCAGCGTGGCGACGCATCCCCTGGTAGTCGAACGGCTGGCCGCGCTGGCCGACATCCCCGTGCGCTACTTGGCGTTCGAGCAGGACGGCGAGCTCAAGGCGGCAATACCGACCTGGGGCCGCGACCTGGCCTTGTCCAAGGACGTGCTCAAGCGCAGCGGCAAAAAAGGCTTGTTCGACTTAGGCAATGCCGAGTTGATCCTGCCAGCGGCACCTGGCGCCCAGGCACCGTTGCGTCATCAGGGGCGGTATCTGTCGGCGCTCAACGAGGGCCGTTTCAGCGGCTTGAAGCCGCAGAAAGAACAGCTGGCCATGGCGCGCCTTCCGGAAGAGCTGTCGAAGAAATTTCGCTATAACCAACGCCGCGAGCTTCGGTTGCTGGAAGAGGCGGGCGGATTGGTGCGGCCGGTTGGCGAATTTCCCAGCGCTGAACTGGCGTCAATCTACTGCGACCTGTTCCAGCGCCGCTGGGGCTTCGCTGCCACCGGCGCCGAGCGCATGGAGGAGGTGATCGAACTGCTGCGCGAATTGCTGATCGGCTCGGTGGTTTTCCTCCACGATGCACCGATTGCCATTCAACTGGTCTATCGCGTCGAAGCGCCCGATTGGATCAGTGTCGAATACGTCAATGGCGGTGTCGACCCGCAGACCCGCGAGTTCAGCCCTGGGAGTGTGTTGAGCTTCCTCAACACCCAAAGCGCCTGGGAGCATGCCCGCGCCGCCGGCAAGCCCTTGCGTTTTTCGTTCGGCCGGGCGGATCGTGAATACAAAGACCGTTGGTGCAACCCCGTGCCGGTGTTTACCGTATGA
- a CDS encoding glycosyltransferase: MTRSAERHVLQFCHGYDGPFLDCARQYASLFAGTGYRVTTVFLTGAADAQVAAACASDEVLFMEYSSSAVRGLKLGAIGDLRKIAASRNFSFCIAHRFKPIYIALLGTRLPVIGVHHAFGDYQRRTRRLFAHVFRKRLSLLGVSDAVRDDMRRCLPKWPAAKIQTLYNRIDLDALQASQVSRDEARHTLGLQANAWIVGNVGRLHPDKDQATLLRGFAAALEYLPTNSQLAILGKGRLEQDLKELALELGIADRVLFLGQVPEARRYFRAFDAFALSSDHEPFGMVLLEAMAAGVPLLATACGGAKEVVEGVGILFPLGDAEHMAQGLQHLAAMGDLQRRQCAELMLDRLRERFSDRAVREAFWRLPQVTELAPRN, encoded by the coding sequence ATGACACGCTCGGCTGAGCGACATGTGCTGCAGTTCTGCCACGGTTATGACGGGCCGTTCCTGGACTGCGCCCGTCAGTACGCCAGCCTGTTCGCGGGCACTGGCTATCGCGTGACGACGGTGTTTCTCACCGGAGCGGCGGATGCGCAAGTCGCCGCCGCGTGCGCCTCGGACGAGGTGCTGTTCATGGAGTACAGCTCCAGCGCCGTTCGCGGCCTGAAGCTGGGCGCCATCGGCGATCTGCGCAAGATCGCCGCTTCGCGCAATTTCAGTTTCTGCATCGCCCATCGCTTCAAGCCAATCTACATCGCCCTGCTGGGTACTCGCCTGCCGGTGATCGGCGTGCACCATGCTTTTGGTGACTATCAACGGCGTACCCGCCGGCTGTTCGCCCATGTTTTTCGCAAGCGCCTGAGCCTGCTCGGGGTGTCCGATGCAGTGCGTGACGACATGCGTCGTTGCCTGCCGAAATGGCCTGCTGCGAAGATCCAGACCCTCTACAACCGCATCGATCTCGACGCCCTGCAAGCCAGTCAGGTGTCCCGGGACGAGGCGCGGCACACACTTGGGCTCCAGGCGAATGCCTGGATTGTCGGCAACGTCGGGCGGCTGCATCCGGACAAGGACCAGGCCACCCTGCTACGAGGTTTTGCCGCTGCACTGGAATATCTGCCGACCAATAGCCAGCTGGCAATCCTGGGCAAGGGACGCCTGGAGCAGGACCTCAAAGAGCTCGCCTTGGAGTTGGGCATAGCCGACCGCGTGCTGTTTCTTGGTCAAGTGCCCGAGGCACGTCGCTATTTTCGCGCCTTCGACGCATTTGCCCTGAGCTCCGACCACGAGCCGTTCGGCATGGTGCTGCTCGAGGCGATGGCGGCCGGCGTTCCGTTGCTGGCCACCGCTTGCGGCGGCGCGAAGGAGGTGGTCGAGGGCGTCGGGATCCTGTTTCCGCTCGGTGACGCCGAGCACATGGCCCAAGGGCTGCAACACCTGGCAGCGATGGGCGATCTGCAACGCCGACAATGTGCCGAGTTGATGCTTGATCGCCTGCGTGAACGCTTTTCGGATCGCGCCGTACGCGAAGCATTCTGGCGTTTGCCCCAAGTGACCGAACTGGCACCGAGGAACTGA
- a CDS encoding carbamoyltransferase C-terminal domain-containing protein, with product MALTILGLSGALSHDPSAALYIDGKLIAAAEEERFVRDKHAKNRMPYESAKFCLEQAGIKPSDVDVVAIPFAPISLFGEARWHYAKRYWYAPDRALDAILMGNRRYKRYRRKIVWCLEQLGFDPKKIKIEPVEHHLAHASSAYHCSGFQEKTAILGIDGKGEYATTFFGYGENGKIHKIKEFFDPDSLGGLYGAITEFLGFEMLDGEFKVMGMAPYGDASKYDFSRLASFENGELVINTDYANVIGLRRYKEKGKGFYFSPKLIEWLGPKREGDIADEPYIHYAASMQALFEKLALQMIDHYLGDVLKETGKLAFAGGCALNVKLNQKIIARDDVKELFVQPASGDAGTAVGAAAYVSHARGVPVEKMEHVYLGPAYSNEDVIAACARHPSKPEWRKIDNTPERIAKIMVDGNPVAWFQGRMEFGPRALGGRSIIGCPSASGVADRINEQIKFRERWRPFCPSMLDTVAPQMIKVDHPAPFMTFTFEVAEEWKTRVPEVVHEDGTSRAQVLKREYNPRYYDMMKALEVLTGNGVSLNTSLNRRGEPMICSPTDALNMFFGSDLQYLIMEDILVVKDGVDAYDTLG from the coding sequence GTGGCATTGACGATTCTTGGCCTGTCCGGCGCCCTTAGCCATGATCCTTCCGCGGCGCTGTACATCGACGGCAAGCTGATCGCGGCGGCCGAGGAAGAGCGCTTCGTACGCGATAAACATGCAAAGAACCGCATGCCCTACGAGTCGGCGAAGTTCTGTCTGGAACAGGCTGGCATCAAGCCGTCCGACGTCGACGTGGTGGCGATCCCCTTTGCCCCGATCAGCCTGTTCGGCGAAGCGCGCTGGCACTACGCCAAGCGTTACTGGTACGCCCCGGACCGCGCCCTTGACGCGATCCTGATGGGCAACCGTCGCTACAAGCGCTATCGCCGCAAAATCGTCTGGTGCCTGGAGCAACTGGGCTTCGATCCGAAAAAGATCAAGATCGAGCCGGTCGAGCACCATTTGGCGCACGCCTCCAGCGCCTACCACTGCTCGGGCTTCCAGGAAAAAACCGCGATCCTGGGCATCGACGGCAAGGGCGAATACGCCACGACCTTCTTTGGCTACGGTGAAAACGGCAAGATCCACAAGATCAAGGAATTCTTCGACCCGGATTCCCTGGGCGGCCTGTACGGTGCGATCACCGAGTTCCTCGGCTTTGAAATGCTCGACGGCGAATTCAAGGTCATGGGCATGGCGCCTTATGGCGATGCCAGCAAGTACGATTTCTCGCGCCTGGCCTCGTTCGAAAACGGCGAGCTGGTGATCAACACCGACTACGCCAACGTGATCGGCCTGCGTCGCTATAAAGAGAAGGGCAAGGGCTTCTATTTCTCGCCGAAGCTGATCGAATGGCTCGGTCCGAAACGCGAAGGCGATATCGCCGACGAGCCGTACATTCACTACGCGGCAAGCATGCAAGCGCTGTTCGAGAAGCTGGCGCTGCAGATGATCGACCACTACTTGGGCGACGTGCTCAAGGAAACCGGCAAGCTGGCCTTCGCCGGCGGCTGTGCACTGAACGTCAAGCTGAACCAGAAAATCATCGCCCGCGACGACGTCAAGGAGCTGTTCGTACAGCCGGCCTCCGGCGACGCCGGTACGGCGGTGGGCGCGGCGGCGTATGTGTCCCATGCCCGTGGCGTGCCAGTGGAGAAAATGGAACACGTCTACCTCGGCCCGGCCTACAGCAACGAAGACGTGATCGCCGCGTGCGCCCGTCATCCGAGCAAGCCTGAATGGCGCAAGATCGACAACACCCCCGAGCGCATCGCCAAGATCATGGTCGACGGCAACCCGGTGGCCTGGTTCCAGGGCCGCATGGAGTTTGGCCCGCGTGCCTTGGGCGGTCGCTCGATCATCGGATGCCCGAGCGCCAGCGGCGTGGCCGATCGGATCAACGAGCAGATCAAATTCCGCGAGCGCTGGAGGCCTTTCTGCCCGTCGATGCTCGACACCGTGGCGCCGCAGATGATCAAGGTCGATCACCCGGCACCGTTCATGACCTTCACCTTCGAAGTGGCCGAAGAATGGAAAACCCGCGTGCCGGAAGTCGTCCATGAAGACGGTACTTCCCGGGCCCAGGTGCTCAAGCGCGAATACAATCCGCGCTACTACGACATGATGAAGGCCCTGGAAGTGCTGACCGGCAACGGCGTGTCGCTGAACACTTCGCTCAACCGTCGTGGCGAACCGATGATCTGCTCGCCGACCGACGCGCTGAACATGTTCTTTGGCTCCGACCTGCAGTACCTGATCATGGAAGACATCCTGGTGGTCAAAGACGGCGTGGACGCTTATGACACGCTCGGCTGA
- a CDS encoding lipopolysaccharide kinase InaA family protein, translating into MHLSELKSAGRSPSLPLSLELADAAGPAQLQLLSLLRVLPGQRYVGAGIWRGRPVLAKLLVGSKAPRHFQRELQGVRLLAEQGLTTPLLLADGLKEGEGGWLLFELLEGAESLGDAWKQVEQLPMLADEQTAVLAEALGAIAQLHGKGLWQEDLHLDNLLRHGGQLYLIDGAGIRAETPGQPLSRQKVLENLGVFFAQLPKALQPFNEELLVYYLLGNAEHALPMEALQKQIDKVHAWRLKDFLEKVGRECSLFSVRRGAFGLRAIRRDEETAMMPVLEQADALLDQGHLYKTGGAASVGKVEASGRALVIKRYNIKNFAHWLKRFWRPSRAWHSWREGHRLAFLGIATPKPLALLEKRFLWLRRGAYLVTEHLAGPDIIERFAPYVESGEAPEPELLALERLFADLIRERISHGDLKGHNLFWQHDRWALIDLDSMCQHRTQASFAPAYARDRARFMRNWPEGSALYQVIDGRLPKDVDSAP; encoded by the coding sequence ATGCATTTGTCCGAACTGAAAAGCGCCGGCCGCAGCCCGAGCCTGCCCCTGAGCCTGGAGCTGGCGGATGCCGCCGGGCCGGCGCAACTGCAGTTGTTGTCGCTGTTGCGGGTATTGCCAGGGCAACGCTACGTTGGTGCTGGCATCTGGCGTGGCCGGCCGGTGCTGGCCAAGTTGCTGGTGGGCAGCAAGGCGCCCCGGCATTTCCAGCGTGAACTGCAAGGCGTTCGCCTGCTGGCGGAGCAGGGACTGACGACACCCTTGCTGTTGGCTGACGGCTTGAAGGAAGGCGAAGGCGGCTGGCTGCTGTTCGAGTTGCTGGAAGGCGCCGAGAGCCTGGGCGATGCCTGGAAGCAAGTCGAGCAGTTGCCAATGCTGGCAGACGAACAAACGGCGGTGCTGGCCGAGGCCTTGGGGGCGATAGCGCAACTGCACGGCAAAGGTCTGTGGCAGGAAGACCTGCACCTGGACAATCTGCTGCGTCATGGCGGCCAGCTCTATCTGATTGACGGGGCGGGTATTCGCGCCGAAACACCGGGGCAACCGTTGTCCCGGCAAAAAGTGCTGGAAAACTTGGGAGTGTTTTTCGCCCAGCTTCCCAAAGCCCTCCAGCCGTTCAACGAAGAGCTGTTGGTGTATTACCTGCTGGGCAACGCCGAACACGCGCTGCCCATGGAAGCGCTGCAGAAACAGATCGACAAGGTGCATGCCTGGCGCCTGAAGGATTTCCTCGAAAAAGTCGGGCGCGAGTGCAGCCTGTTCAGCGTACGGCGCGGAGCGTTCGGCCTGCGGGCGATCCGGCGCGATGAAGAAACGGCCATGATGCCAGTACTGGAGCAGGCCGATGCGTTGCTTGACCAAGGCCACCTGTACAAGACCGGCGGCGCGGCCAGCGTCGGCAAAGTCGAGGCGAGCGGCCGGGCCTTGGTGATCAAGCGCTACAACATCAAGAACTTCGCCCACTGGCTCAAGCGCTTCTGGCGCCCGAGCCGCGCCTGGCATTCCTGGCGCGAAGGCCATCGCCTGGCCTTTCTCGGCATCGCCACGCCCAAGCCCCTGGCCTTGCTGGAAAAGCGCTTCCTGTGGCTGCGCCGCGGCGCCTATCTGGTCACCGAACACCTGGCGGGGCCGGACATCATCGAGCGCTTCGCCCCCTACGTGGAAAGCGGTGAGGCGCCCGAACCTGAGTTGCTGGCGCTGGAACGATTGTTCGCCGACCTGATCCGCGAACGCATCAGCCACGGCGACTTGAAGGGCCACAACTTGTTCTGGCAACACGACCGCTGGGCGCTGATCGACCTCGACTCGATGTGCCAGCACCGCACCCAGGCCAGCTTCGCCCCGGCCTATGCGCGGGACCGCGCGCGGTTCATGCGTAATTGGCCTGAGGGGAGTGCGTTGTATCAGGTGATTGATGGGCGGTTGCCCAAGGACGTCGATAGCGCGCCATGA
- a CDS encoding lipopolysaccharide kinase InaA family protein, with the protein MTDYLAAEDRALLERHGLDSFEALWSRKLDAVDEPNTLGGGWSSVFRLELEGQGYYLKRQNNYLTRTLSHPFGEPSFSREFRNISRYRQLGIPALQAVFYGQRKVDGEVRAILLTRALDGWDDLDSLLLRWSTLTAAQRTTILQACGHLARRLHGMRQVHGCFYPKHIFLQATESGYQAQLIDLEKTRPLLFGLRDRVKDLEPLLRRARAWSEADVRQLLSAYLGQPVDGVLVDEWINRLSARRTHKEVR; encoded by the coding sequence ATGACCGATTACCTGGCCGCTGAAGATCGGGCCTTGCTGGAGCGCCATGGCCTGGACAGCTTCGAAGCCCTCTGGTCGCGCAAACTGGACGCGGTGGATGAGCCCAATACGCTGGGCGGTGGCTGGAGCAGCGTGTTCCGACTGGAGCTCGAAGGGCAGGGCTATTACCTCAAGCGCCAGAACAACTACCTGACCCGGACGTTATCGCACCCCTTTGGCGAGCCCAGCTTTTCCAGGGAGTTTCGCAACATCAGCCGGTATCGCCAGCTGGGCATTCCGGCCTTGCAGGCAGTATTCTACGGTCAACGCAAAGTGGACGGTGAGGTGCGGGCGATCCTGTTGACCCGTGCCCTGGACGGATGGGATGACCTCGATTCGCTCCTGTTGCGCTGGTCGACCCTGACGGCGGCGCAACGCACCACCATCCTCCAGGCCTGCGGGCATCTGGCGCGGCGCCTGCATGGCATGCGTCAGGTGCACGGCTGTTTTTATCCTAAGCATATTTTCTTGCAAGCCACCGAGAGCGGCTATCAGGCGCAGTTGATCGACCTGGAAAAAACTCGCCCGCTGTTGTTCGGACTGCGTGACCGGGTCAAGGATCTGGAGCCGTTGCTGCGCCGGGCCCGGGCCTGGAGTGAAGCGGATGTGCGTCAACTGCTGTCTGCTTATCTGGGCCAGCCCGTCGACGGTGTGCTGGTTGATGAGTGGATAAACCGGCTAAGCGCGCGACGCACTCATAAGGAGGTTCGCTGA
- a CDS encoding lipopolysaccharide kinase InaA family protein, with protein MSGWNLEPAYAELAEDFGSLDAVFALQGERLTRDPLSEVIRVQRNGVNYYVKRYTGAGKGLRRYLGKPRVKSEWQNLKRFAKWGIPTAEIVAWGLERRGAAYDRGAMITRELPRTEDLSALAERHDPRLADRAWVDGVSRQLAGYTRTMHDHRFTHNDLKWRNLLIDDQARLFLIDCPNGDFWRGFWLKYRITKDLACLDKVGKYHLSATQRLRFYLQYNQRDRLDACDKKRIRHVVRFFEGRE; from the coding sequence ATGTCGGGTTGGAATTTGGAGCCGGCCTACGCTGAGCTGGCAGAGGATTTCGGCAGTCTGGACGCGGTGTTCGCCCTTCAGGGGGAGCGCCTGACGCGCGATCCGCTGTCAGAGGTGATCCGCGTGCAACGCAACGGCGTCAATTACTACGTCAAGCGCTACACGGGCGCCGGCAAGGGGCTGCGGCGTTACCTGGGCAAGCCACGGGTCAAGTCCGAATGGCAGAACCTCAAGCGTTTCGCCAAGTGGGGCATTCCCACGGCCGAGATCGTCGCTTGGGGCCTGGAGCGGCGTGGCGCGGCCTATGATCGCGGGGCGATGATCACCCGAGAACTGCCACGCACCGAAGACCTTTCAGCCTTGGCCGAGCGACACGATCCGCGCCTGGCCGACCGCGCCTGGGTCGATGGCGTGAGCCGGCAATTGGCCGGATACACCCGGACGATGCATGATCACCGCTTCACCCATAACGACTTGAAGTGGCGCAACCTGTTGATCGATGACCAGGCGCGGCTGTTCCTGATCGACTGCCCGAACGGTGATTTCTGGCGTGGCTTCTGGCTCAAGTACCGGATTACCAAGGACTTGGCCTGCCTGGACAAGGTGGGCAAATATCATTTGTCGGCCACCCAGCGCCTGCGTTTTTATCTGCAATACAACCAGCGTGACCGGCTCGATGCGTGTGACAAAAAACGCATTCGTCACGTGGTGAGATTTTTCGAGGGGCGTGAATGA
- the rfaP gene encoding lipopolysaccharide core heptose(I) kinase RfaP, with product MKLMLAEPFKTLWAGRDAFVEVEALKGEVYRELEARRTLRTEVDGRGFFVKIHRGIGWGEIFKNLFTAKLPVLGAGQEWKAIQRLQEAGVPTMTAVAYGEKGSNPADQHSFIVTEELAPTISLEDFSIDWLKQPPQPTLKRALIAEVARMTGMMHRAGVNHRDCYICHFLLHTDKPVTPGDFKLSVIDLHRAQTRPAITTRWRNKDLAALYFSALDIGLTRRDKLRFLKGYFQQPLRQVLAEEAPLLAWLEGKANKLYARKQRYGDAL from the coding sequence ATGAAATTGATGTTGGCCGAACCGTTCAAGACCCTTTGGGCTGGACGCGATGCGTTCGTCGAAGTCGAGGCGCTCAAAGGGGAGGTCTATCGTGAGCTGGAAGCCCGGCGCACCTTGCGCACGGAGGTGGACGGGCGCGGCTTTTTCGTGAAGATCCACCGCGGCATTGGCTGGGGCGAGATCTTCAAGAACCTGTTCACTGCCAAGCTGCCGGTACTCGGCGCGGGCCAGGAGTGGAAGGCGATCCAGCGTTTGCAGGAAGCCGGCGTACCAACCATGACCGCCGTCGCGTATGGCGAGAAGGGTAGCAACCCGGCGGACCAGCACTCGTTCATCGTCACCGAGGAGTTGGCCCCGACCATCAGTCTCGAAGATTTCAGCATCGACTGGCTCAAGCAGCCGCCGCAGCCGACGCTCAAGCGTGCCCTGATCGCCGAAGTGGCGCGCATGACCGGCATGATGCACCGCGCCGGGGTCAATCATCGCGACTGCTACATCTGTCACTTTCTCCTGCACACCGACAAACCGGTGACGCCGGGGGATTTCAAGCTCTCGGTGATCGACCTGCACCGCGCCCAGACCCGGCCCGCCATCACCACTCGCTGGCGCAACAAGGACCTGGCGGCGCTGTATTTCTCGGCGCTGGACATTGGCCTGACCCGCCGCGACAAGCTGCGTTTCCTCAAGGGCTATTTCCAGCAGCCGCTGCGCCAGGTCCTGGCCGAAGAGGCGCCGTTGCTGGCCTGGCTCGAAGGCAAGGCCAACAAGCTGTATGCGCGCAAGCAGCGGTATGGGGATGCACTCTGA